In one Mucilaginibacter ginsenosidivorax genomic region, the following are encoded:
- a CDS encoding transglutaminase family protein has product MSIKVAIRHFTSYKYDKHITLSPQVIRLRPAAHSRTMIKGYSLKILPEKHFINWQQDPFGNYLARIVFPEKVNEFVIDVEVIADMVVINPFDFFVEEYANHYPFEYEDSLKKNLVPYLEITERGPLLMDLTEKAAELLKKNTITQDFLVTLNRLLYSEISYNIRMEPGVQTCEETLELKSGSCRDTAWLFVQLLRHFGLAARFASGYLVQLKPDIKSLEGPSGPEQDFTDLHAWTEVYLPGAGWIGLDPTSGLFAGEGHIPLACTPDPQSAAPISGGIISDTNDPIETEFHFENTITRIEEKPRVTKPFSDEQWEDIMALGDKVDEEFAANNVRLTMGGEPTFVSVDNNEAPEWNSAADGEHKRRLSNILFHKLKNEYGEGALMQYGQGKWYPGEPLPRWKLACYWRKDNVPLWNNDTLMADLSKDYGLGPKDAKSFMKLLTKELHIDPKNINPTYEDPFYFLWEESKTPINVDPLKVDLKSPLERQKLAELLNTGLNEPVGYVVPIKWDLEQSNWQSCKWSFRRQNLFLVPGNSPVGLRLPLDSVQYFDPAEQEELPERSLFADVDALPDGDHLIPETGAKFNNSKTIFKTAMVVEVRQGKLFIFFPPTSYFEHYLYLVNAVERTAEKLKTPVLIEGYDPPSDNRITKMMITPDPGVIEVNIHPAASWRELAKNYDVLYKKAAESRLATEKFNIDGRHTGTGGGNHVTLGGETPADSPLLRRPDILRSFITFWQHHPCLSYLFSTQFIGPTSQAPRVDEGRMETLYELEIAFQQVPDRAENEVPFWLVDRIFRHFLTDITGNTHRSEFCIDKLYSPDSSSGRLGILEFRGFDMPPHYRMSMVQFLLIRTLLAWFWKTPYNHKLVRWGTELHDRFLLPHYCYKDMTEVVNSLRDAGYGFDISWFEPFFSFRFPFLGELQVDDINIEIKMAIEPWHVLGEEMSSTGTARFVDSSLERIQVKISGLTDSRYTFLCNGLKIPLKSTGVQGEYIAGVRYRAWQPPSALHPTIGTDTPLVFDLFDTWTQKSVAACQYHVSHPGGRSYDTFPVNSYEAESRIISRFFDFGHSVNLVEPAVAQQTAGGRFVTKMNILPQYTITNEVVSPEYPYTMDLRRYKNAKNL; this is encoded by the coding sequence ATGTCAATAAAAGTAGCAATTCGTCATTTTACAAGTTACAAGTACGATAAACATATCACGCTTTCGCCACAAGTTATCCGTTTACGGCCTGCTGCGCACTCGCGTACCATGATTAAAGGCTACTCGCTAAAAATATTACCCGAAAAGCACTTTATAAACTGGCAGCAGGACCCCTTTGGTAATTACCTTGCCCGGATTGTTTTCCCGGAGAAGGTAAATGAATTTGTGATTGATGTAGAGGTTATTGCCGATATGGTGGTGATAAACCCCTTTGATTTTTTTGTGGAGGAATATGCTAATCACTATCCTTTTGAGTATGAAGATTCATTAAAAAAGAACCTGGTGCCTTATCTGGAGATAACCGAGCGCGGCCCGCTGTTAATGGATTTAACAGAGAAAGCCGCCGAGTTACTCAAAAAAAATACCATTACCCAGGATTTTTTAGTTACACTTAACCGTTTGCTTTACAGTGAGATATCCTATAATATCCGGATGGAGCCTGGCGTGCAAACCTGCGAAGAAACGTTAGAACTTAAATCCGGCTCGTGCCGTGATACAGCCTGGCTATTTGTGCAGTTGCTAAGGCATTTTGGCCTGGCGGCCCGCTTTGCCTCGGGCTACCTGGTGCAGCTGAAGCCCGACATAAAATCGTTGGAAGGTCCGTCGGGTCCCGAACAGGACTTTACCGATTTACATGCCTGGACAGAAGTTTACCTGCCTGGCGCCGGCTGGATAGGCCTCGACCCAACATCCGGCTTGTTTGCCGGCGAGGGACATATTCCATTGGCCTGTACGCCTGATCCGCAAAGCGCGGCCCCAATTAGTGGTGGTATCATCAGCGATACAAACGACCCCATCGAAACAGAGTTTCATTTTGAAAATACCATTACCCGTATTGAAGAAAAACCACGGGTAACCAAACCATTCTCTGACGAGCAATGGGAAGATATTATGGCCCTTGGCGATAAGGTTGACGAGGAATTTGCCGCCAATAACGTACGCCTTACCATGGGTGGCGAACCTACATTTGTATCAGTAGATAATAATGAAGCGCCTGAGTGGAATTCGGCTGCCGATGGCGAGCATAAGCGCCGCCTGTCCAATATCCTGTTCCACAAGCTTAAAAACGAGTATGGCGAAGGCGCGTTAATGCAGTACGGGCAAGGCAAATGGTACCCTGGCGAACCATTACCCCGCTGGAAACTGGCCTGCTATTGGCGTAAAGATAATGTGCCCTTGTGGAACAACGATACGTTAATGGCCGACCTGTCGAAAGATTACGGCCTTGGCCCCAAGGATGCCAAAAGCTTCATGAAGCTGCTTACTAAAGAATTGCACATCGACCCTAAAAATATTAATCCAACTTACGAAGACCCTTTTTACTTTCTGTGGGAAGAAAGTAAAACGCCCATCAATGTCGATCCGCTAAAGGTAGACCTGAAATCTCCGCTGGAACGCCAGAAATTGGCCGAGTTGCTGAATACTGGCCTGAATGAGCCCGTAGGCTATGTGGTACCTATCAAATGGGACCTGGAACAAAGCAACTGGCAAAGTTGTAAATGGTCGTTCAGGCGGCAAAATCTGTTCCTGGTGCCAGGTAATTCGCCCGTGGGCTTGCGCCTGCCTTTGGATTCGGTGCAGTATTTTGACCCGGCAGAGCAGGAGGAATTACCTGAAAGAAGCCTTTTTGCCGATGTGGATGCTTTGCCTGACGGCGATCATTTGATTCCCGAAACAGGGGCCAAATTCAATAACAGTAAAACCATTTTTAAAACGGCGATGGTTGTTGAAGTGAGGCAGGGCAAGTTGTTTATATTTTTCCCGCCTACCAGCTATTTTGAGCATTACTTGTACCTTGTTAATGCCGTTGAGCGTACAGCCGAAAAGCTAAAGACGCCGGTATTGATTGAGGGTTACGATCCTCCATCCGACAACCGGATCACCAAAATGATGATAACGCCCGATCCCGGCGTTATCGAGGTTAATATTCACCCGGCAGCAAGCTGGCGCGAACTTGCAAAAAATTATGACGTTCTGTATAAAAAGGCGGCAGAATCGCGCCTGGCCACAGAAAAATTCAATATTGATGGCAGGCATACCGGGACGGGTGGGGGCAACCACGTAACACTGGGTGGCGAAACACCGGCTGATAGTCCGCTACTGCGCCGGCCTGATATTTTGCGCAGTTTTATAACTTTCTGGCAGCATCACCCTTGCTTATCATACTTGTTCTCAACCCAATTTATAGGCCCCACCAGCCAGGCGCCACGGGTTGACGAGGGAAGAATGGAAACACTTTATGAACTGGAAATTGCATTTCAGCAAGTTCCCGACCGGGCCGAAAATGAAGTTCCTTTTTGGCTGGTTGACAGGATTTTCCGTCACTTTTTAACAGACATCACCGGTAATACCCACCGGTCGGAGTTTTGTATCGATAAGCTTTACTCGCCCGATTCATCAAGCGGCCGCCTGGGCATCCTGGAGTTCAGGGGATTTGATATGCCACCGCATTACCGCATGAGTATGGTGCAGTTCCTGCTGATCCGCACGTTACTGGCCTGGTTCTGGAAAACACCGTACAACCATAAACTGGTGCGCTGGGGAACCGAACTGCACGACCGCTTCCTGCTGCCGCACTACTGCTATAAGGACATGACCGAGGTGGTAAACAGCCTGCGCGATGCCGGTTATGGATTTGATATATCCTGGTTTGAGCCCTTCTTTAGCTTCCGTTTCCCTTTCCTGGGCGAATTGCAGGTAGATGATATCAATATCGAAATTAAAATGGCTATTGAACCATGGCATGTATTGGGCGAAGAAATGTCAAGTACGGGTACCGCCCGTTTTGTAGATTCGTCGCTGGAGCGTATTCAGGTTAAAATATCGGGCCTTACCGATTCGCGATACACCTTTTTATGTAACGGCTTAAAAATACCGCTGAAAAGCACAGGTGTACAGGGCGAGTATATTGCAGGGGTTCGCTATAGGGCCTGGCAACCGCCATCGGCGCTGCACCCAACCATCGGTACAGATACGCCGCTGGTATTTGATTTGTTTGACACCTGGACGCAAAAATCGGTGGCTGCATGCCAGTACCATGTATCGCATCCCGGAGGCCGCAGTTATGATACCTTCCCGGTAAACAGCTATGAAGCCGAATCGCGCATCATTTCCCGCTTTTTTGATTTTGGCCATTCGGTTAACCTGGTTGAGCCAGCCGTTGCCCAGCAAACAGCAGGAGGGAGGTTTGTTACCAAAATGAATATACTGCCGCAATATACCATCACCAATGAAGTAGTTAGCCCGGAGTACCCGTATACTATGGATTTGAGGCGATATAAAAATGCCAAAAATTTATAG